GACCATGACTGCTGGGATTCATgtactgatggaacacagtccACCTTCCCTCCTCTGGGTTATAACTCCACCCACACGACCCTGAAACCATCGTTCCACCCGGGATCAAGGGCGAGAGGAACACGAGAGCTCCGGCGACACTCCAGCCCGGAGAGAGACGGAGGGGGCGAGAGCTCGAGGTATTTTTAGACGACGCAGCAGCAGCGCGGGAGAGAGAAATTACGTAACAGCATCGCCGAGATCTGCAGGGAACCGCAGGACGTACAGGGAGGACGTACACGGAGGCGCTTTGCTAACTACGACGATGGTGAAGAGAACGCATCGGAACTCACCTGGTCTAACGAACCGTTCACCAGCGAGGACAGTCCAGAgtcaaaatgaaaagaaatgtaCAGATTTCACCGTCTACTGTCCATAATATTATAGAAGGATTACACAGAGTGATAAACACGCCCCCATCACGCCCATCACATTTATAACGATTTATCAAAGCTTTGAAGAATTAGCCACTGTCATTTCCCCCATCGTCCCATCTTTTTTGGAACAAAGCGGTATATAAGCGATGTAGCTTAGCATTTATCCTGCTCGGGGATGATAATAATACATAACATacataaatcaatcaataaaaataaaaacataacgttaatataaataaaatatataaatcaataaaaaaataacaataatataaataagatatgtaaattattaacaaaataaataaatacatagataaatacaataaatatataaataaaagaataaataaattacataaatataaagttaaaaaataagtaaataaatacaatcaatatacaaatgaataaatatatataacatataaatcaagaaaaaaatacataaaataaacataaaaataaaatatataaatacaataaatatacaaataaataaaataggaatatagataaataaatacaataaatatataaataaataaaataagaatatagataaataaatacaataaatatacaaataaataaaataagaatatacataaataaatacaataaataaaatacaaaaaattataaataggTAAAAAAATCAATATATTTACTTAAAAATGCATATCtaatttaataaagtaataaatacacaaataaataaaaataaatacatcaataaattaaaaaaataaatatatattaatataaattaataaatacccaaaaatataaatacatcaataacaaaaaataaataaataaacaaataaatattgaaatatatataaataagtgtatctttatatctttataaaatgtaatattacGTGGAAGCGAAACGACCCCGTCCGCTCGCTCTAATCTCCGCCTGACGAGATGCGGCAGCTGGCCGAGATCCCTGCGATTAGCGGCCTCGCGTCTCGCCGCCAAAACAAACGGATCTGAAGGTCAGTCGGCGTCTTCAGACCCCACGGCAGGAGTCCTGTTTTAGAAGGATTcggagtacgtctgtgggaattcgtgCTGGAGTTCGAAgaggcgtcccgatacttttttGCTTTGGATTGGAACACAGCCGTAGATGCTAATGAAGTACTACTAACAAGGCTTTTTAGTGTGACCTGTTAAGGGCCTCGTTTAGGGGCCCAAGAGCGCACACTCATCCTGCCCACATACGCTTTACAAAGGTGCGTCTCAGTAGAGAGCGCAGGTGCTACACCGGCCTGCCTGACTGACCCCTTCCGAAGGCAGGTCCCGGGACCTGTACCGGTCGACTGGCCGCCCCCTGGTGCCAACGACCTCCGGTGTTCAATCTccgagggagggaaggtcgtcGGGTCGGGTTTTACCGTATTGCTGCCGAAGGAGAACACCAGAGCACaccaggggtcggtactgggtcCGATAAAAGTTCCACCCCCCACACACGCATAAACCCGAATGAAAGAACCCGGAGCGGGAACCGTTAATCCGCCCACGTTCACACGCTCGAACCCGACTGATCCGCGGCTCGAGCTCGGCACTGGCACCGAACCAACACTGCAGATCGGCTCCcgaatctcacacacacacacacacacacactcacacacattcacacacacacacacacacacactcacagcttCGTATTCTGTTCTACACTCACCGACCCCGAAATCCTCCAAACACCAGAGTGTATGGGTGCCACCTCCCGCTGCCAGGCTCCAAACCGCCTAAATCAGCAGCAGCTCCGGCAACATCAGCAACATCTACACTGAGAGGGGCGAGAGGAGCTCtgcttcactcactcactcactcaccagcGCACCAGCGCACCAGCTCGACACCGAGAGGCGGGGCTACACCCACTCACCCTTCATCTACTTCATTTtagtattaataaaattattcacacattaaatcacattttaaataataataataatattacattatttattgtatttaattaataattaaataaatgatgaattataattttaaaaatcgTTTAAATCAGTATCGTCATTTTTATAGTGGATTATTtcctcaaaaataaataaataaaaaataataatcaagcATTTcagagaatgaatgaaagaatcaaCGAATCACTCGAGGAATCAATAAAAGAGTCAAAGAATCATCCTCACActaattggtgtgtgtgtgtgtgtgctgtgatgACCTGGTGACCCTGTCCGGGGTGTCTCCTACCtttcactgcgaccctgaccaggacaaagctgtggAAAAACAGAGAATCAATAAATCAGTGAGTCACTCAATGAATCAGTAAAAGAATCAGTGAATCATACTCTTCATAACTGGAggtcctaagtgtgtgtgtgtgtgtgtgtgtgtgtgtgtgtgtgtgtgtgtgtgtgtgtgtgtgtgtgagtgtgtgagtgtgtgtgtaaaacgcTGTGAGTGACCTTTGACCCCTCGGTGTGGTATTCAGCGTCAGACCCCGTGGGCGTGTCTCCAGACCCTCACTCCTGTACGTGAGCGTGCGGTGAGTGGGCACGGGTGAGTGGGTGGGCACGGGCGGGTGAGTGGGCACCAAGCTTCCTCTCTCTGCTGCAGAGCGTTACTATGGTTACGCTAAAGAACATCTCCGAGTCGTACGGGCGCAGAATAAGGAACAGAAAAGCTTCAcgtgtgagtgggtgagtgggtgggtgagtgggtgggtgagtgggtgggtgggtgagtgggcaCCGAATaaatcacctgtttaacattCTACACCCCAAACACCACCTACATACATTTACTgacctacaaacacacagatacaccagctGAGGGGTCACCACCCAAAACCAACACTATAATATCATTTacctgttcacacacacactcacacctgcaCTGTaccaacatttaataataataatcaatataataataataaaatcacattattaacattgtaattattattacaaaataaaaataataaaaaaataatgataataaaataatgttattttacaatgataataataatggtgcaaaataaaaatgttaaaaacataacagtaaaataataatagtttaatataataacataaaaataataataatataatcataataatataatactgaaaataatgataataataaaaaataacaaaaataataaatattacttaaaaatgattgtatttaaatgatgataataataacaaaaataataatgataagaataatgttaataataatattgataaataataaaaataatttacaattatagtataataataataataataataaaaaccataattaaaaaacaaataataataatacattgtttaaatagtattacttaaaatagtaaataaataatagtttaaatagtaatacttaaaataatactaaaaacaataataatagtaaaaataaataaataaaaatgataataataaataatatttaaatgatgataaaaataagaacaaaaaagtatttacaaataatataaaacataatattgataaataataacaataattttaaacaataacagcaaaataataatgataataataatgataataattaaaatattaataataataaattaatgagaATAACAGCATTAACAAcaatataagtaataataataattaaaaaaatattttcaaaaatgattatgattataaaaaataatgttaataatatcaataatataatagcaacaataataattttaatagagCAACAAtagaaatgtataataataatatgtgttttgtttaaataagtaaatatataaagtTTGTATTGATTATATTTTGAGGTCAGTTTGTATCTTTAATTAAATCTTTATACATTATTCATGTGAAAGCTCGTCCAGCGTTTaaatcatgaataaataaaagcacattAAGATCATTATGTACTTATGTACAAAGTGTCTTTCATCTTTCACTGGCTCGGGGCCACTCTGTTATCCGGGGCCCCCGGGATCCCCGGTCTCGGCCTGTCCGTCAACCCAGCGGTCGGTCTGGGAGAACCGGTCCGGTTCCCTTTCCCGGCTGTATGTAGGACGCCGGATGGGAGCAGCTTGGTGCCCGCTGCCCGGTTGCTAAAGCGGGAGGATTTTTACTACGCTGGCACAGAAACGCTCTCGTCGCTATGGAAACCACGACACTCGGAATAAATACCAGGGCGCGCGGACAAAAGCCGGAGGCGGCGATCGGTGCCGGATCGTGGTTATGTAACCGGGACAGATTGGCACAAGTACCCACCGCGTTCTGGTCTTTACCGGATTTAAGTATAAAGCCCCTTCTGCTCTGAAGGAAGTGCAGCAGAGCCCGGGGTGATCAACAGCAGtgctgaacgggcacaaatccccatacACACAGTGCTGACTCTAATTACTAATGCTTACCCCAAAGCCTTaatcttaaaataaaagaaataaatcacacacacacacacacacacacacacgttagattttatttgtattttatttagtatttaacatttttatttcgtTTTTCCATAGACATGAGAACTACTGCAGCTACATcgtgctaatgctaacgctaTTATAAATGCTAACGTCACACCAAATCCTTTATCTAAGTCTCCAAAACAACTAAaaaatttaatgaaattaataaaacacaaacaaatgcacacacattaGTATCATtatattagtattttattagtatttagtgttttatttagtttcttTCAACAGAAATGAGAACAACTGCAGCTATATTGTGCTAAATGCTAGCGCGAATGCTAACGCTAATTATGAACCctaaacacacaccaaaacctTAATCTTAATcaccaaaacaacaataaaattaaataaaaattgaatagaattataataaattacacacacattattattattattctgttagtattttatttaatatttagtatttttgtTTCGTTTTTTCCCCCCACAGACATGAGAAGTACTGCAGCTACATCGTGCTAAAGCTAACGCTATTATGAATGCTAATTTCACTATCCTTAATCATAATctccaaaacaaataaaataaaataaataaatcttagtAGTGTTGTTTCTGAGCCTGTTTGAAacttattaattataaaatgcAACATATgaactattaaaaatgttttttagcaCGTTTTTACATTGTAGTGAATACGGATTGTCGGTAGCTttgccgagattcgaaccctggatcccggaTCTCACCGTCAGCACCACCATCACCAGGATAATCTATCTATTAAACGTTGTGTCTTTTGTTCACTATGAGGTCAACAGTGTAAAGAAACGTGACCGTAAGCTTAAAAAACGTGAGATTTTCCACAAGGGtttggagtgcgtctgtggggatttgtgcccgctCAGATAACAAGGTCACCTACGGTAGAAGAACCGTGTTTATCTAACTTATCGTGCTATTATGAGACTGTAAGAGCGACATGTTTTCACTTGATGTGCTTTCGCTAGAGGAAGGTAAACAATCCGGACCAGCACAGGCTGTTCTCTCAGTTTTTACAGCTTTACTTCAATCTGGCGTCCGAAGACTTTCGATTCCTCGCGTTTTCTGCTTGTCTGCAGGAACAGGAACGTATTAGGACGATATAAAGCGATGCACCTTATATATAAAAccagaaatatttggacacaGGTAGTACAagagagtttatttatttatatatggatctggtgtccataaactttcgGGACGTGGCGTAATTCCGTCAAGGGCTGCGGGCGTCAGAATCGGGTGGAGAACCCGGCGAGCTCCAGTTTAGGGATGTCCCGTTCGTTTTTGAAGACGGCCCGAGTGATGCGACTGCTGGGACTTCCCTCCTTGCTGAGCCAGATCTTCCTGTGGAGAAGAAGAaccatcaacagtttagggaaggccgcTCAGAGATTCAGGCTGACTGATTTTCTCTGGTTACCGAGACGTCCTCTTTTCTCTGGCTCTCCGGAGCCTGATTTGGGTCAGGCCGCCCCTGGGTCCTGCAGCGGTCCTAAAATAGTCCAGAAAGCAGTAAAAGCAgggcagggtgtgtgtgtgtgtgtgtgtgtgtgtgtgtgtgtgtgtgtgtgtgtgtgtgagcgaatTCTAACATCTACAGGGTCAACAACTGTTCTTCGGTTCCAGCCGGGAACCTGTTCGGTTCAAAGCGGTTCAAGATCAGAACCGAATTCGTTCCAACTACAATGAGAGGGGACGCGACCAAAATACCTTCTGAGTGAATGTCCAGGTACATACAGAGATGTGAGAGATAATCACCGAGCAGCTgctgttagagtgtgtgtgtgtgtgtgtgtgtgtgtgtgtgtgtgtgtgtgaagtgtgcgTAGGAGTGtacatgaatgagtgtatgtgtgtatatgagtgtgtgtgtgtgtgtgtgtgtgtgtatgcatgtaaatgtgaatatgaGTGTATGTGCGTAGGTAAATGtataagtgcgcatgtgtgtgtgtgtgtatgtgtatctatataagtgtgtgtgtatctttataagtatatgagtgtgtgtgtgtgtatctacagtatataagaatatgagtgtgtgtgtgtgtgtgtgtgtgtgtgtgtgtgtgtgaacgtcCTCATCACTCACATCTCCTGGACCAGATCCTGGCGCCCCTGTACCTGCCCCACCACGGTGCCGCGGCCGGTGTTCTTCACCCAGCCGACCACGCCCAGGTTCAGTCCTTTCCTCTCGGTGTACTGAGGGACACAGGAaaccaacagtttggggaaggcccacGGGGAACGAGACGTATCCAAAGTGGGGAGTTTACTCACCATCCGGAAGCAGACCCCTGTGGAGAAAACAGAACCGAACAGAAAGGTGGAGTTATTCCGCTGCATACATGGCAACCTCGACCTTCTAAGAGGTGTCACAGGTTGCCAGAACTCAACTTATCCTGCACCAACGTTCTTAATAATGGCACCATTCGATTCGACAAGCAGCTCTAAACGTGGGGGCGAGGGGGTGAGGGGGTACAGCGAGCAATAATGCGGCGGGAGAGTAAATCTGTACCTTGAACGTGACCGAATATCTCGAAATCCACCGAGCGCAGGTCACCGCCGCCTGAACCGCTCTCCTCAGACATTCCGGAATGCTCCGGACCGCGCTGGTGCGAGGATATAGCCTCGGGATCGAGTGCCCTGCCGACTTGGCCTCCGCCGCAAAACTATTTATAGACGCCCTGCCGCTAAAAGCCCCGCCTGATTTACAGTCCGGTATGGGGGAACTCCGGCCGGCTCTGGCTGAAGGAAACCGACTGTGCCTGTTTGGAGGCCCGGCCAGGTCAACAGCGCCGTCTGGGATTTGAACTTGAGAGGCGTAGAATTGGCAGGTTAGAGCATCAGGCGAGCGCTCCTCCATGACTACATTCTGCAGGAAGCCTGTGCACATTCGGTAATATTATGGATTGTAGATGGTAAACGCTATAGCGTATACTCTAGCTATCCCTAACTGGGTCGTATCCAGTTCCCAAGCTGCTGCAGGAGAGCCGTACCTGACACGCCCCTCCTATGGATCGCTACTTTTCACCTACGTGAGGTGGGTTGCGCACTGCTCTCCGTTATTCATCATCTCTGCGCAGTGCCTCAactggccagcagaggccgctgtCCCACAACGCATACTGCACGAGGACCTGAAACATCTTCCTACCTAATAGTGTGGGTGGAGCGAAACGCCAGGACTCGAGAGTCCCAGACGACTAGGTTCAAATCTCGCCTCCAGTTACAGATCTCTCTCGCCCTGTGATGCATTGGCACCCTGGGTGTCCGGTTGGAATTCCTGCCCCCGTGTCACCCTGGTCAGGACTGATGAAGTTTCGGTAAAATATCGACCCTGATTTGGAGACATCCGAACTCTCGGTGCTCCGCTGCAGAGTCGAGTCACATCGGTATGCTCAGAGTGCCAACGTCTATTATTAGCACCCCAACTCCAGGCTTCAGAGAGCGAGGAAGGATCTTCAGAGGGATTTAGGTTCGGATTTCACTCGGTGGTGAACTGTTTGGTTTGGGTCGAGTCCTGTGGCAACCGGAGGTAAGTCGTGGCAGCAAGTCCTTACAAATAAATAGCAAACTATTATTTTAGTGTTGACAGTCTGAGGCACTGAAGGTCACTGAACGTTGCTGAGCATTCAGAAGGTCGCTGGACtggttgttgggcccttgagcgaaaCCCTCGATGGCTCggattgtatttagtcacaggCGTTCTTTATCCGTTTACAGAACGATGCCTCTGCACCGAACCCGAGAGAAGAAGCAGGAGCGACGGCTAACGCTCAGTCAGCGGGCGTCCACTCCTCCTGATCGGGGATACGAATCAAGACGCCGAGGAGCAGAAAGGAACTCTCCAGATACCCTCCACAGAGACGACCTCCACACCATGCTCCTTCCGTCCCACTGCGACTCCCTCTTCACCTCGTTCCACGATTTAAAAGCTCGCGGCTTACTGCTGGACTGCACCCTCCAGGTCTCCGGTCACTCCCACCGGGTTCACAAACTCGTTCTCGCTTCGGTCAGCCGGAAAGCGGAAGAGTGGCTGAGCTCCGGGGAAACGAGGGTGGACGTCGACGAGCTGGCGGAGCCCGGGGGCGGCGTGTCCCCCGCGGGACTGGACGCCGTGCTGTGCTTCGCTTACTCTGGAGAAGCGGACGAAGCCAGAGATCCGAAGGAGGCCCTGCTAGCCTGCGGGTGCTTGGAGGCAGAGCGACTGGCGCAGGTCCGCAAGGCTGGGAATCCACCTAACGGAAGGGTGGAGAGGGGAAGAAACCTCGACGTGATCAAGACACTTTGGGAGAGACGTGTAGGTTGCGACGTCATCATGGAGGCTGACTCTGGAGAACAAATCCCAGGTAATCGTGATTCCGCTGCGTccgtatttaggggtcgccaaGGCGGATCTGGTTTGCATTCCAGACTTGGCATAGTCCCTggcgcaaccctcctatttcttgCCAGGCGACAAGTGTGTCTCCAAACTGCTAAGCATTAGCCATTCAATCATGTCAGCGGAGATActcgaccggctgatagcacagcagagattcgaaccctagatccccagatctcagcagtctGATTACCGCTCACTGGATTCCTGTTcttctttctctctcagctcACCGCATCGTTCTCGCCGCAGGGGGGGACTACTTCCGAGCTCTTCTTTGCGGAGGGTTACGTGAATCCAACGAAGAGGTGGTGCGTCTCCGGGGCGTAGCATCCCCGGTGCTGAGATCTCTGCTCGAGTTCATCTACACCGGACAGTTAAGACTGAACTGGCGGAACGTCTGGGAGCTGACGGAAGCAACGCTGCAGTTCCAGCTTCCCGGGGCGAACACGCTGTGCCTGAAATTTCTTCGGGATCGCATGGATGACACGACGTGTCTGGACGCTCTGCTTCTAGCGGAGACTTTCGGGCTGGAGGAGCTCCGCAGGGCTGCGGTGGAGTACGCTTTGGGACACTTTCAGGGGCTCTTGGAGACGGAGAACTTTAAGGATCTCAGCTGCACTTTGCTGGAGCGTCTGCTCGACGGCGACGAGCTAATCGTCGACTCTGAGGTGGGATTGTACGGTTGGAAAGCTCTTAATCAAAGCATACTATTCGCTAACATAATGCTGGCACCCTGACCAAAATAGTTTCCACAACACCCTTGCTGGTACCCTGAGGAGCTTTCCTCGACTCCCTTGCTGATACCTTGAGGAGCTTTCCTCGACTCCCTTGCTGCTACCCCAAAGAGCTTTCCTTGACTCCCTTGCTTGTACCTTGAGTAGCTTTCCTCGACTCCCTTGCTTGTACCTTGAGTAGCTTTCCTCGACTCCCTTGTTTGTATCCTGAGGAGCTTTCCTCGACTCCCTTGCTGATATGTTGAGGAGCTTTCCTCGACTCCCTTGCTGCTACCCTAAGGAGCTTCCCTCGACTCCCTTGCTGGTACCCTAAGGAGCTTTCCTCGACTCCCTTGCTTGTACCCCAAAATGCTTTCCTAAAGCTAGTACCTTGAGGAGCTTTCCTCGACTCTCTTGCTGGTACCCTGAGCAACCACACCGGAGTTCCAGCGGCCACTGTTGACCTGCTGCTCTTCCTTGTCTCAGTTCCGGCTCTTGCTTTAGCGCCGTATTCCGTCTCTCATGTTGAAGAACGTCATTCAAATCACACCCTCTGTCTTCCTGTAGGTGGTGGCGTTCCGGGCTGCGGTGAGCTGGGTAGAGGAGGATCAAGCACTCCGATTAATCAGTCTACCACAGCTTCTCCAGAAGATCCGATTCCCCCTAatgaccccacaagagctgcaggaggTACAACAGTACAAAGTAGTGCTCTAACGGGTCACCTCACCGGTTAGTCGTAGCGATAGCGGCTTAATAACTATCAACTCTAAACCATTgacccttccttccttccttccttcctgacCTTCTTACAGGTTCAGGGCTGCAGACTGCTGCGGAGGATTACAGAGGGAAGAGAAGTCTTGGACGCCGTGAGGAAGCTTCTGGAAGGCCAACACGGCGCGTTAGGATGTAAGCCACGTGTTCCAAAGCAGGTACGATGTGCTCGCCATATCGGATCTGGTCTTCAAACCAGACTCACAGTTTTTACTCCGGattcccttcctgacacaaccctcctatttctgtccgggcttgggacctgcacttagaGTGCATCATCTTAGCAAGCTAGTGTGCCCCAATAAGTAGAGCCTTATTTAACAAGACCGCCTCATGGTTTCCGGTACCAGGATGTAAACGAAAGCGTCCCTTTCTCTGACAGGCGCTGGTGTTGGTCGGAGGCGACAGCGTGGATGACAATCTGGAGCGCCGGGAGACGAACAGTCGCTTGTGGTTTGCTCGGCGCTTCCTGGCTGGCGAGGAGCTCATCCGGACGATACAGTGGAGGCCCCTGGCTCGGCTCCCGGACCCCCCTCGACTCCGGCACTGCGCGTGCGTTCTTAATAACGACCTGTACGTACTGGGGGGTCGCAAGTACTACGGGAAGCTGGATATACTCAAATCTGCGGTGAGGTAAAAGAGGGAACGctcgttttatttgtttattaatacgGGATTTTACCCTTAGTGTGAGGGGGGTGTGTGTTTTAGATTTACCCCTGGCCAGAGGAAGTGGGAGCGTTTGGCAGACATGGCCAACCCCAGGGACTATTTCGCAGCCGTGTGTCAAGGAGGCAAGGTGTTCGTCCTGGGCGGCAACCGTGATGACACGAACTACCTAGACGTGGTTGAGTACTACACACCAGAAGACGATACCTGGAGGTACGCTTCACGCTTGCTGCCGCTTCTAGAACGTTTCTTTAGCGAATATTTCACCCGGATCTCTGCTTCTCGATAGGACGGCTCACCCTTTAGACACGCCCGTCTGTGGCCACGCTGCTACCGTTCTGGACGGTGAGATCTTCGTGTCGGGCGGTTGCGACACTCGTCTGCGCTGCCTCTCCTCCCTGCGGCGCTACGACCCAGTCGACGGCTGCTCCGCCCGAGCCCCCATGACGTGCGGATCCGGACGTGCGGGTCACGTGATGCTGGCCGCAGGAAACCGGCTGCTCGTGGCAGGAGGGCTGCAGCCCATGCGCCCGGGTTTCGGAGACCAGTTACAATGCGAGGCGTACAGTCCGGCGTGCGACTGCTGGACGCGCCTCGCCCTGCTGCCTCGACCCCACTTATCTCCCGCCGCCACGTCCGTCGACGGCCGGCTGTACGTCCTGGGCGGCTCCTCGGCCGACACGGCGCGCGACACTCCGTGGGTGTATCGTTACGACCCGCAGGATGATTCCTGGGAGAAACTGGGAACTATGCCGCGGCCGTATGCCGACCTGGCGGCATGTACGCTTCAGTTACCCACAAAC
The sequence above is drawn from the Trichomycterus rosablanca isolate fTriRos1 chromosome 14, fTriRos1.hap1, whole genome shotgun sequence genome and encodes:
- the LOC134326623 gene encoding acylphosphatase-2-like isoform X3; translated protein: MYTERKGLNLGVVGWVKNTGRGTVVGQVQGRQDLVQEMKIWLSKEGSPSSRITRAVFKNERDIPKLELAGFSTRF
- the LOC134326623 gene encoding acylphosphatase-2-like isoform X2, which translates into the protein MSEESGSGGGDLRSVDFEIFGHVQGVCFRMYTERKGLNLGVVGWVKNTGRGTVVGQVQGRQDLVQEMKIWLSKEGSPSSRITRAVFKNERDIPKLELAGFSTRF
- the LOC134326623 gene encoding acylphosphatase-2-like isoform X1, with translation MSEESGSGGGDLRSVDFEIFGHVQGVCFRMVSKLPTLDTSRSPWAFPKLLVSCVPQYTERKGLNLGVVGWVKNTGRGTVVGQVQGRQDLVQEMKIWLSKEGSPSSRITRAVFKNERDIPKLELAGFSTRF
- the LOC134326620 gene encoding kelch-like protein 33 isoform X1; translation: MARIVFSHRRSLSVYRTMPLHRTREKKQERRLTLSQRASTPPDRGYESRRRGAERNSPDTLHRDDLHTMLLPSHCDSLFTSFHDLKARGLLLDCTLQVSGHSHRVHKLVLASVSRKAEEWLSSGETRVDVDELAEPGGGVSPAGLDAVLCFAYSGEADEARDPKEALLACGCLEAERLAQVRKAGNPPNGRVERGRNLDVIKTLWERRVGCDVIMEADSGEQIPAHRIVLAAGGDYFRALLCGGLRESNEEVVRLRGVASPVLRSLLEFIYTGQLRLNWRNVWELTEATLQFQLPGANTLCLKFLRDRMDDTTCLDALLLAETFGLEELRRAAVEYALGHFQGLLETENFKDLSCTLLERLLDGDELIVDSEVVAFRAAVSWVEEDQALRLISLPQLLQKIRFPLMTPQELQEVQGCRLLRRITEGREVLDAVRKLLEGQHGALGCKPRVPKQALVLVGGDSVDDNLERRETNSRLWFARRFLAGEELIRTIQWRPLARLPDPPRLRHCACVLNNDLYVLGGRKYYGKLDILKSAVRFTPGQRKWERLADMANPRDYFAAVCQGGKVFVLGGNRDDTNYLDVVEYYTPEDDTWRTAHPLDTPVCGHAATVLDGEIFVSGGCDTRLRCLSSLRRYDPVDGCSARAPMTCGSGRAGHVMLAAGNRLLVAGGLQPMRPGFGDQLQCEAYSPACDCWTRLALLPRPHLSPAATSVDGRLYVLGGSSADTARDTPWVYRYDPQDDSWEKLGTMPRPYADLAACTLQLPTNLWG
- the LOC134326620 gene encoding kelch-like protein 33 isoform X2, translating into MPLHRTREKKQERRLTLSQRASTPPDRGYESRRRGAERNSPDTLHRDDLHTMLLPSHCDSLFTSFHDLKARGLLLDCTLQVSGHSHRVHKLVLASVSRKAEEWLSSGETRVDVDELAEPGGGVSPAGLDAVLCFAYSGEADEARDPKEALLACGCLEAERLAQVRKAGNPPNGRVERGRNLDVIKTLWERRVGCDVIMEADSGEQIPAHRIVLAAGGDYFRALLCGGLRESNEEVVRLRGVASPVLRSLLEFIYTGQLRLNWRNVWELTEATLQFQLPGANTLCLKFLRDRMDDTTCLDALLLAETFGLEELRRAAVEYALGHFQGLLETENFKDLSCTLLERLLDGDELIVDSEVVAFRAAVSWVEEDQALRLISLPQLLQKIRFPLMTPQELQEVQGCRLLRRITEGREVLDAVRKLLEGQHGALGCKPRVPKQALVLVGGDSVDDNLERRETNSRLWFARRFLAGEELIRTIQWRPLARLPDPPRLRHCACVLNNDLYVLGGRKYYGKLDILKSAVRFTPGQRKWERLADMANPRDYFAAVCQGGKVFVLGGNRDDTNYLDVVEYYTPEDDTWRTAHPLDTPVCGHAATVLDGEIFVSGGCDTRLRCLSSLRRYDPVDGCSARAPMTCGSGRAGHVMLAAGNRLLVAGGLQPMRPGFGDQLQCEAYSPACDCWTRLALLPRPHLSPAATSVDGRLYVLGGSSADTARDTPWVYRYDPQDDSWEKLGTMPRPYADLAACTLQLPTNLWG